From the Haliaeetus albicilla chromosome 6, bHalAlb1.1, whole genome shotgun sequence genome, the window CCAGTGTACAAGCAACCCAGAAGTGGGCAACACCTTGCAACCCTCAGAAACCTCTCAAAAAAATATATGGAGGTAGCTGAGGATATCCAGCCTCAAAATGTCAATTCATCAGCACCTGAAGTGTCTTCAGTGCTACTGATAATTATTATGAGAAATGATTGCCTGTCTTTCCAGAAAAAGTTGAGAGATCCAGTGAaattcttctttgttttgtcttaAAGTTATTGCAATGATTTGTCAGCAGTTTTACATTTTACAGTGTCAACACGTTCTACACGCTTAGGAGGAGTAATCTCAGATAAAGGtttaaacttccttttctcttcctttcctttctaaaGGATCTGAAAACAGCTGTGAAATGTGAATACATTTTAACTATTAAGCCCAAGCTGCCAAGACGTTACTTCCTGTAGCTTTGAGTCATGgaactgaagaaataaattgGATCAGAATATTGTTTTGTACCAGCGATTTTTGTCTCCCTCTGCCACCCCCAGGCTTGGTTCTATCGAAAGCCAAAATACCAAGGCATACTCTAATGTGTGCTCATTTTTCCTGCTGGTGAGGCACCTCATCACAGGAACTGCTTGCTTGGAGCAGAGTGAGTCTGAGCCCACAGGAGCCTGACCTGGGCTCCCAGTGGTCACCCACTATCCAGGGGAAGCAGTCTGGTGTCATCTGGTGTGGGCTGGTGCCACTCATGTCCCCCAGGTTTGTGTGATAAGGAGAACAGGGCTTTCTCCACAGAATTTATCATCCTGGGCTGAGTGTCTGACTTTCAGTGAGACCCGGCACAGAACCCATGACTGCACAGCTGGGAGGTCTACCAAAAGGGTTCAAACTAAAAATCAGTACATGCAGTTGCATTAACAATTAATTTAGGTCAGTATGTTTGGTCTTATTCATGTCCACATTAACTGTGTATTTCATTCGGCTGCCAACAGCACCTGCTAGCACAGAACACGACAAGTAAATAACTGCTCTTCATATGAGGGACGGCAGGTCATAAGATCAGTGTCCTCTTCTCGCTTCCTCTGTCTCAGCATCTCCTTTTACAGCATTTATGCCATAGCAAGGCACAGACAATTCAAAGAAGCCTCCAGATCTCATCTACTGCAGTGTCATTACAGGCAGCTGGAGGCTGTGTGCACAGCTAAACTCCCTCCCATGCAGAGGTCCTGCACAACATCTATGCGTCATTAATGTCGCCCTCATGGAGGGGTGTAATTGCTGCCTAGGCATTTTGGTGGCTTTCTGCCCAAGGGTTCATTTCAGTCTTGATGTATTATAAATGATTATAATTTAGtaccacttaaaaaaacccaaaacaacaaaatgtaAGTATGCTGGAGAAGCGTTTGCTAACATGCTGGCCTGCTCTCACAGATTTAAAACTGTAGAAAGCACTGACAGCCATCTTACGTGATTACAAGATTGCTGTCACAGAAATGACCTTGAATAAAAGTACCTCATTCAGAAGTGCTAAGGGCAAAACCAGAGGGAGACTGTTGTTGTAATTTTCTAGAGACATTTAAATTAGGAATTGTAGTGAGATTGTCAGTCATGTTACCTGACTGCTGAGGCTTTGGGACTGCAGTGCTGATAGGATTGCTTTTATTAACTGATTTACAGCTGACattggaaaggggaaaaggaccCTTTAGCTTCTTGTGTAAGACTGTCAATGCAGAGGGCCGTGGCTAGGAGGCTTTGGACATCCAGGTGCTTCCTGGTGTTACCATCGCCTGTCCTATTCGTGACCTGCAGTGATGCCAGTGGAAGTCCTCCAGACAACCAGACAATCGTCCTCCAGACAATATTGTCCTCCAGACAATAAAACACCGGTTGCATAGCAATTTACTTTGGAGGGGAAAGCAATGAACTACCTGGGGAACGACTGCTAGCCTATAGGAGGGAGGATTAAGGGagatgcttttcctttccactgcTGGGTAGGCAGTTACTATAGATCTCCCTCTGTGTCCACTCCCTGGGCAAATGCCCATTGGGAAGTTGTATCAAATTAGCGTGGGATACATTTCTGTCAGAGATTTGGTTGCTCGTTTTTGCATGGTCTATATCATCATGAGGgctgcagaagagaagcaaaactCTTCAACAGGGGTGGACAGGAGGAGCTTGCTGCAGGTACTGAGTGATTTCCACTCACTGCAGATCAGGTACAGAAGTTTTGCTTCCAAATTCAATCCTTAAGCTGAGAGTAGAGGAGAGAAGACCAAGGGAATGATCACAATCTTCAAagccagaagcagctgctgtagAGTGGGAGTGAGACACACCTCATGCCTGTGGGGGCTCAGGAGGGAAGTCATCGACTTTAAATAGCAGCACGGGAGGCCTGGGTGAGGTATCTGGGTGAGTGGCCAACAGCCGGGGCAGCTGTGCACTGCGACAGTCTGTCTGTGATGACTGAGGAGGTTTTGTAAGGCAGGCGTTTATGGGGGGTGGACTCAGCCTAGCTAGCCTGGCTTGGAAACAGGAGATGAAGAGGTCCCTCCAGGCCCATCCAACCACCCTGCCTCTGCACTGGCCCCAGGGAGCTTTCTGGATGAGGAGGGGAGCCagtaaagggagacagaaggaaTCGCATCTTTATCTGATGGCATGCCccttatttttgttcttttctagcTAACCTATAATTAAGGAAGAAGTGCGAAGGACAGCAAAACAAGATGTTGGTGCTGTCTAACAACACAGCCCTGCATTCACTCCTCTCCAAGCTGCTTCAAGACTACCTGGAGCAGACAAATAGCTCTGCACCTTCCCAGGTCAGAAGTGCCAGCAGCAACCTGGAAATCATCTATGTGCTGCTGATGATCGGCCTCTTTGGCTTCTTCACAGTGGGGGTCATGCTGACCAACATCCGCGCCAGGAGGCTGGAGGACTCCCGCGACCCCTACAACACCTACATTGCCACGGACATTTGGCACAAGAAGGACAGGGAGTATTTTCAAGCCAAGATCATAGAAAACTATAAGCTGTGCTGTGTCTTTGAAAACCAGCTGGCCGTGGAGCAGCCAAGCATGCAGATTCCAGAGGTGAAGTCTTCCTAGCAAAAGGGGAGAAAGGATTGCACTTTGCACAGGGACAACCCGACCGATACCTGGTATGAACCAGGCTAGCTGCTTGCCCGTCTGCAGAGCCACAGGCACTGGCCTCAGTCAGGCTAAATAACTGTAAACTGACAGTGAAGCTGATGGGTCTGTGGTGGCCCTGGTGCTGCAAAAGTGCCCGGCCACCAGTACCTTGCTGCAGTCACTGTAAGGTCGAGGACGGGGGACACGCAGAGGGGGTATCATGGACTCATCAGCTTCACCTAGcgaaaaaagcaaatgtttgtgTTGCCTGTGTGAACGCTTGCAGTAGTCCATGTAATTAAAATCAAACTGGATCAAACACAAGCTAGAGGCGTTAACTGCCAAGTGTGGTTTAGGCAATCATTTTCAAGTAAGAAAGACCAgtttcttccaagaaaaaatagccaaaatatttcatttgcattttaatccAGCATAGAATAATCATTTTCTAAATTGTACGGTGTTGTGGATTACCTATTTCTTTCAGAATCATGCACCTCTTTGAgataaaattttagaaaaatattcccatttttttctgaaaaccatTTCTGCGGAAAAATGCAGACTCTGGAGCAAATTTTTTTAGTGACTGTCCCTAATTCCTAGCAGGTACCCCAGACCGGTGTTGATGGCTacttttggttttccttctcatgGATGGCGGTTGATCCTGGCAGCAGTGTCCACTCTTGTACAAAGATTCAGCAGCCCATGGGGTCTATGCCATACAAGTGTGTAATGTTTTGAAAGTGTCAGTCACATTGAATTATTGCACAAGACCTAAGTGCAAGCCCTTGACTGGAAAGTGAATTTCCCCTCTGTGAAGAGCTGTTCCACAAAGTGTCTTATATTTAATCACTGACACAGCTTATGTTTGTGCTTAACTTAAAGCCTGTGAGCAGTTCCTCCAGCTCCCAAGAGCAGCCTCCCTCGGTATAGCTGCTTATCTATTGCAGTATCCAACGCGAGGTCCGTGCCAGCAAAGTTTTCCTGCCCTTGGCCTCCTTACTCCTTCCTTCGGCAGGCCGTGTCTGCCGAGCCACGGGGCTATGGTGGCAGCCAAACTCGGCTTCTGCGGCAGCAGCTATCATCTGTCTCTGTTAAAAGGGAGAAATACGGTTCCCCTGGACATACTGTTACTCAAAATAGCAACCTCGCCAGCTTGAAGcctgttttcttgtttgggaTCAAAGAAGCAATGGTCTGGACAGAAGCGGGGGGGGGCGGttatttctgctctgcagaTACACATCCCATTTTTAGCTAttggagaggaaagagaagtggGAGAGGCTTGAAAGAAAGTCATGCAGAGCAGCCGCTTCAAAGGCAAGGCGAGGGTAGATAGCTACCCAAGTATTTGGATGGGCAAGCGATACCAGTCACAGCATATCCCTTTTCCATGCATAGGTACTTCTTTAGCACTGCACTTTCATTAAAGTAATATTCCAGCCATGTTTGTGTTCCCAGAATACTTAGGACAATTAAAAAtgctgggtatttttttttaaagatatttatatGGTGCCTACCATTAAGCTGAGGACAAGATACATGTTTTCAGTGTCTTGAACAGCTTGGAAAATCTCCATTAGCTTAATTATCCAAGTTACTTTTCCCTCTAGACGAATGTAAACCAAAGTCAAGCTTTGGAAAGATGTTGACTTCTGAGCTTGGGCACTGCTCTTCTGGGATCTCACCACGCAGTCTGTTTATTACTTGCAGTTCCGTCCCCCTGTGACAGTGCAAATGCTCTTGCTTGCTGGCTTTCCAGAGGCAGGCCCCAGCAGCATTGCTGACAATGTTTAAACTTGCATCAAAAATGgcttttaattacattaaaacCTTTGAATATTAAGCTTGTTAAAAGGGCTCCGTCCCGCAgctcctcctccaccccagGTGTTTTCAGATATTTTGGGTCTAGGCACTTGCTGGTCACCTTATTTTAAGAGGTCCAGTATAGTTATTGGTGACAGGGGTAATTGGCACCATTAACTGgcctccattttttttttttttcagctctgccattttatttgtttaaaaagaggGGAATGACTGTGCCTTAGTCACAACACTTTCCTGTACCACCAGGCTACAAATCACCTTTCAGTGGCAGTTGTGGACTCCCACTGTGGGCTTTCACATTACCTTTCAGTCCTGTAGTTCTCctttttcccctattttttcACTTGTACAACGCAATAAAATATGAATTACAAACTGTGCTTGTGGCctcagatgtttttttcttctaacctGTTTCACAAGCTCACAGAAAGAGTGCTGATACTACCCAACGGGCACCCACTCACCCGTCCCCTTTCTACACCCTATTAACCAGGGCCAGGCCTGGGTGCTGGGATATCTCTCGGTACACCTAGATctggagaaatattaaaatgtcaGGAACAAATTCCTCACCTCAGGTAAACTCCCAGAGTTTGCAATACCCCAGGCAAGCTTGGCTCTGGTGTTCGATGCAGCattcccagctgcagcctttgGGCACGTGTTGCACACAGCTTTGcactgcagccccagcacaccTGCCCTAGGGGAGCCTGGGTTTTGTTGCACCCCCCTAGAAATGATGGTGGGCCTGGCAAAAGGGGAGAAATTGCTGTGCGGTAGTAGTCCCCCCAGCAAGGGAGGAAGGTCTTGTGCCCACCTGGAGCCCAGTGGCTCTGCACAAGTCATTGGTTGGGTAGCTAGCCCTCATGGGATGCTCTGttgatgcagattttttaaGTCTAGAAAGGATCGTTCCGATCACAGGAGAGGTAGGTGTACATATCAAGAGATCTTAAGGGTTCAGGTCAGCCAGGTCTCTCTGCATGCACTCCTTGAAAAAGGCTCTGAAATCCCTTTCTATATAGCTTTGGATTATGTAATAACAGTTTTGGAGATGTAAAGTGTGAGCCAAGCTGCAGCCTGCATTGCCGAGCATCCTCCAGGGCCTGTAAACACAGCTCCCACTTCCTCTGTCATTACCACTGACTCACGCAGGACGGCTGACACGGGACCCATTTCTGACTTCATGTAATAGGAGAAAGAGCATTCACTGGCCAAGGAGTGCCTAGAAATGTGTGATTAGTTCACTCGCTCATCATCTTTGCCATAGACCAAAGCCAGCAACAAACCTGTCATATAATTACCATCACACAGAGCTCACGTTTTCCGATTTCCTGCTTGTTGGGGAGATTGAAGAATCTTAAACTCATTAGGCAAGTGCTGCACTTTCTTTGGCCCAAACTTTACAAGTATTTTGCTCAGGAGACATAGAATAGCCAGGGATATTGTCACAGGTTTAGTTTTCTCCAGTCCCCAACAGCTGAAGTCCCCTGGCTTCATCAGCTGTGGCTTATTCTAGTCAGTAGCCCTGCTGCCGGTTGGCCTAACGAGCATATCTCTAGGCACAGGTATTGCTCTCTGGCTACTTATGGTTTTTataacagaaaacacattacATAGAAATGCCAGCATTacacagaaatggcattttGAATTTAAGCCCTACATTGTTAAAAGCAACGTGATGGTAATGCGCAAAGGTCTCGAGCAAAATCAAAGCCTAATATAGCAGGTTCTCTCCTGTATATATTTTGAGAGGTTCTGTTTTGTACAGTTGCAGACTAACATGAAAGTTGTGTGGTACAAAGCCacacaaatgaaatatttatgaataaCTGTGGTACAGCACAAACAAGGACAAGACTCTGTGTCGTACCTCTTGGAGGGGAAAGTCAGTCCTCGCACCTTGGAGGAAGAAGCTTCAGGGCAGTTTTTCACTAGGTTATGTGGCCACTAACTCATGGGAAGATGAGgtctccctcttctccccttttctGCCTGCCCCGGAAACCTGTCTGCATTGCCCAGACTCTGGGCAACTCTGTGactgctgcagccccccaaACCTAAAGCATGTCTCCTTGGGCCATGGCTGTAAAGCTGTTGCAGGAACGTCATCTGTAATGCCTCTACTGGAGAAGACTTCCCCAGCCATGTGTGGAGCAGGGTGTAGCTACGCTTCTCTGGCAGCATGCAGTCATTTGCTGCAGTGGGAGTATGTTTACCTGAGGATATGTGTCTGCATGGGCTCACACAGAGAGGGTATGGGTGGCCCAAGCTCAGCTTTAAGATGGCCAGATGCCAGCTGTAGCTGTAAGAAAGCATGGGTGCAGTGCAGAGGTTGAAACCAATGTGCTCTAAGCCGTGACTGGAAGTGGTTTACATCCAGGCAGCACAAAAGCCCAGGGAAGCAAGTCTGCGCTGATCTGTAGCCGCTCTGTAGCCTGACGTGCACAACCTTCCCATAGGAAGCCCAAACTGAGAGCTCATCCTTTGCCTTCACTGCAAaaccttccctcccctctcacCTCCCTGGAGAGCTTTGGTCCCTGGTTCTTATTTCCCATCTCATGGAGAACTTGCATCTGCAGCAGCTGGCTTTTCATTACACACAGCAGAAATCCTTAGAGCTGCAGGTACAAGAGATCAAACCCCTAGTATTAAGTGGTCCATCTGGAAAATACTTTACAGCCAAAGGCAGCCCAAGTGTGCAAGTCTGAATTGaattcccctccctcctcactTTATAGTTATCAGTGTTATCTTTATTTGCAGTTGGTTGGGTCAGACCTGCTACACCGGGAAACGTGCACAAAGACAAGCAGAAGGAAACCGATAAAAATAGAAGATATGAGCAATCAGAAGCAAGCAGAACATTCTTTACAGCCGATAACAGGAATTATCTTATATAATATTTCTATGGCATCCTGCTTCATTTTTACACGTTCTTATCACTATGCCAAACTCACTCCCTAATCTCTTTATCCAGCTGGAGCCATCAGCTACGCATGTGAAACCTCCACGAAGCCTTTCTCAAGAAATTGCTTAAGGGACCAGCACAAATATGATTGCTTGGCAGAGGAGGCTGTGAAAGGTCATGCTGCATTTCACTGGTGAGGTGGACAGGAGGCTGCTCCCTGAGACTGGAGCTGTCCATGCAGCTGGCTTCATGGACGTGTTCAAGCAGAGAAACCATCTCAGTCAACCGCCTTCGAAGGACAAGAAGCAAAGGTCAATACCATGCCAAAATAGGCAAGAAAATGACTTAATTCTTGGTAGTTCTAGGGCAGGGATTGCAAGGatagttaaaaaaaagcaccagcTTTCAACTGCACCCACGGGTGTCCTTCAGatcaaagaaaagggaagatgTACATAAATATCGATGGAAAATGCATGAATGCTAAATCCAGAAGTGAACATTATGACCATCTGACCTGATTTAGCAGAACTAAGGCCAAAGACTCTAATGTAATACTTTCTTCAGGCAGGCCCAGAGCCTCTGGTTGGGCTACAGCACATTATTTTCAGACGCACACTCAGGATCACCGAAATAATTCCTCTGCTCGGTCCACAAAAGCCACACACTGGACCAGGGGCCACTGACCTTCCAAGACCAAGAGCCAAGCGAAATAAAATGTGACACCTTCATGTGAGAGCACTTGCTCTAAAAAATGCTTAATTCAGTATTGCTCTGATGAGTGTGACAGCAGTTTTACGACAGGTACACCACACAACCCAAAACACAGGTGATCGTCACAGAAATACACTGTTTGATTTTGACCGATGTCCAGTAAATGGATTCTCAGTATATGATagttctgattttgtttctaGATGCAGTAGCTTTCatacttttatataaaaaaaaccatagCTCATTAGCCCAGCTGTGAGCATTCATTCTGATTTAATTCTGAGGATCAGAGGTTGATCGGTGGCTGCTGTCCAGCACAGGACACTTACCTGCTGGGGAGGTAATGCTCGTTTGGCACAGCCCCATTAGCAGTATCTCTTCTGCCTCCCCCCCACTGCAATATTCACCCTTCTCCAGGTTTCCCTCCAAACCACAACCTCTGGCCTTCAgacctccctccccagcctccctcaCAGGTCCACAGATCCTCGCTTGGGAGAAGGGACCGTAATCCCTCTGCCTTAGCCAAAGGCAGCCATATCAGCGGAGGATCTAACCCATTGTTCCCAAAGTCTGAGCtccaatttcctttttccttgtgACCTCCAGCTTCGAGTGGCAGGGTAATTTGTCAGGGGAACAGTTGATTCAGCAGCTGTTCTGGTTCACTGTTGTGCATATAAGCCTCAAGCCTGTGGTCTTTATTCAGACCCATGGCAACAGCAGGCTTGGGGACCTCCAATCTGATGGGACTTTTTGCCCTGGCAGTATTTTCTCAAGCCTTTATTATCAGCTTCCCACCTAACAATGCAAAACGAATCTGGGAAAAGAGTGCAAACAATTATCTCATACCAACTCTGCACCTGCAGGCAAGATCCCTTCTCCAAGATCCCGAGCTCGCCCCCCAGGTGCCTCGGCAGCTTCACTCCCAGCAATCCAGTTCCCGGGGACTCGGGGGTGGATCTGGCCCTGAGTTGcatgcagagagcagaggaaaaaaacatcaaatCCTCCCCATAcctctatttatttttcaccttAATATGCAAGAGTTATGATGCAGGAATAGACAAACTGGCACACTCATCAGTCTGGCACCCTCTGCCAGCCAAGGAGCCACAGAGATTTACCCTTAGGCAGCCTGTGGCAGGACTGACACCTAAAATTAACCCTCTGCTGTGCTTCTATTTATTTCCTCCTCAAAAAAAAGTGAGCTCTCTCTTTAACAGCAACAGCCCAACAGTCTTTCCATCCAAATCCTGACCTTGAGAATGAGATTGTAacagaataaaatgcaatttgaaTAAAAGTAAGCAGATAAGAAACATACTGATGCGTGCTAATCCAAATTCCCAGCAGTGTTGGCTAGCTCACTGCAGAATACAGGCAACAGAGACAGGGTCGTCTTTGTTTACAACAAATGATTTAATCCAACATGTGCATATTAAACAGTTTCTTCTGGATTTCTTTATGTGCATGTTGCTCCTTATTTCTGTTCGTAGAAGtctctgaaatgcagaatttgTCAGGCCTTTTGAAGTTACCACCAGGCATCTCAAGGGCAGACTACCCCGGCTCAGATTTCTGacctatttttctctcttttcccatgTACCTCCAGGGGAACATGACGATGTCCACCCTGGCTATGTGGgccagctcttctccctggagaaCCCCCTCGCTAGGCTTGGGCAGGAGTAGAGGTAACAATAATGTCTCTGCTGACGGCAGTGCTGTAATTGACAGCAGCGGGAACGGGATGTCACCCTGATTTGGACTCACCAGGGTCAAAGGAAAGGACACCACTCTATAGTATAGGGCATCACCACATCCCAGTGTGTGACCTGTGAGGAAAATGATCTGGTCTGGTCTGAAGAACAGTGTTATATGATATAAACTGATACCTTGTGATCTGGTAGTCTAAAAACACGAGCAGAACTACCTTGCCATGGTGTGTATCCGGCATTTTGTGGCACAGCACATGGAGGCCAAGGCATAACTGAAATAACAGCAGAGGCAATTGTTGGGCAAGCTAAATGGCAATGAATCCATCCAGTAGCTGCTCACAGGGGCCAGCAGCCATGCCAAAACCCCAGACCTGCTTCCCAGCTCTCCCACTAAGACACCCAGGACCTGGGTACCAGGCGCATCACAGCCACACTGGTGCCACCagcctttccctccttccttccttccttcctttcttccttccttcctttc encodes:
- the KCNE1 gene encoding potassium voltage-gated channel subfamily E member 1, coding for MLVLSNNTALHSLLSKLLQDYLEQTNSSAPSQVRSASSNLEIIYVLLMIGLFGFFTVGVMLTNIRARRLEDSRDPYNTYIATDIWHKKDREYFQAKIIENYKLCCVFENQLAVEQPSMQIPEVKSS